CGTCAATTTTTCGCACGAGCGAGGACAGGGTTTCTACATTTCTTAAAAACGAATTTGACGGCGGAAAGTCAAATCATTACATTGAATACGAAAACGAATTAAGAACTATTTCGGCGGACAGCGTAGGACTTGAGGTAAAAAAATTTTTCGATAAAAAGCAATTTTTCACGGTGATAGTCACCGACACTTCGATGTTGAAAAATTTACCGGAATATAACGGATTTTCAATTGAAAAATTAAATCCGAAAATTATCGACGCACATTATTTTGAAAAAAATTCAGGAAAACTTGAATAACGCGCCGCCGTTTGAACTGCTTGCGGAAAATAAAAATTCTTCCGCACGGGCGGGAGTTTTTACAAGCGCTCACGGAAAAATTGAAACGCCGGTTTTTATGCCCGTAGGAACGCAGGCAAGTGTAAAATCGCTTTCTCCGCACGAACTTTCGGACGCAGGCGCAAAAATAATTTTAGCAAACACTTATCACCTGCACTTACGCCCGACGAGCGAAGTAATCGCCGCCGCCGGCGGACTTCATAAGTTTGAAAATTGGAACGGGGCGATTTTAACCGACAGCGGAGGATTTCAGGTGTTTTCGCTCAAAGAAATGCGAAAAATCACCGACGACGGCGTACATTTTCAGTCTCATATCGACGGTTCAAAACATTATTTTACCCCCGAAAGCGTTATGCGGACAGAACATAATCTGGGAGCGGATATAATTATGCCGTTTGACGAATGCCCGCCGTCGACAGCCGAATTCACCCAAATAAAAAAAGCGGTCGAGCGTACGATAAAATGGGCGAAGAGATGCAAAATATCACACGAAGAAATTCCGTTTTATCACGGATACGAACAGTTTTTATTCGGAATTGTGCAAGGCGGAATTAACGAACGGTTACGCGAATATTGCGCAAAAGAATTAGTGCAAATGAATTTTGACGGCTATTCTATCGGCGGACTTGCGGTCGGAGAAAACATAGAAGATATGTATAAAGCCGCAAAATTTACGGCGAATCTGCTTCCAAAAAACAAACCGAGATACCTTATGGGAGTGGGAAAGCCCGCTGATGTTATTGAAGGAATCGACAGCGGAATCGATATGTTCGACTGCGTTATTCCCACACGAAACGCCCGAAACGGTTCGGCTTATTCTTGGGACGGGCAGGTGAATATCCGAAATTCAAAATACCGCATGGATTTTGACAATCCTATCGACAAAAACTGCGATTGTTACGCTTGTAAAAATTTTTCACGAAGTTATATACGCCACTTATATCTTGCAGGCGAAATTTTGGCTCTGCGGCTTCTTTCTCTTCACAATGTTTATTTTTACGTTAATTTGGTTAAAACCGCACGGGAAAGAATTCTAAACAATTCTTTCCACGAATGGAAAAAGGAAATTCTGCCGAAAATAAGTAAACGAGTTTGAATCTTACAATCTTCCGACCTGATTCACGGTTTTTTCAAGCGTTGAGTCTTCCGATTGAATCGCTTTTGAAATCATGTCGTAATTTCTGTGCGCCGCAATCATATCAACCATCATTTTTATATTATCTACGTTCGAACTTTCCAAATATCCTTGTTTTATAACGAATCCGTCGGAACGAACAACAGGATTATCCGGTTGTAAAGGACGGAAATAATTATTCCCCATTCTGGTAAGCCGGTACGGT
The sequence above is a segment of the Chitinispirillales bacterium genome. Coding sequences within it:
- the tgt gene encoding tRNA guanosine(34) transglycosylase Tgt; the protein is MLAENKNSSARAGVFTSAHGKIETPVFMPVGTQASVKSLSPHELSDAGAKIILANTYHLHLRPTSEVIAAAGGLHKFENWNGAILTDSGGFQVFSLKEMRKITDDGVHFQSHIDGSKHYFTPESVMRTEHNLGADIIMPFDECPPSTAEFTQIKKAVERTIKWAKRCKISHEEIPFYHGYEQFLFGIVQGGINERLREYCAKELVQMNFDGYSIGGLAVGENIEDMYKAAKFTANLLPKNKPRYLMGVGKPADVIEGIDSGIDMFDCVIPTRNARNGSAYSWDGQVNIRNSKYRMDFDNPIDKNCDCYACKNFSRSYIRHLYLAGEILALRLLSLHNVYFYVNLVKTARERILNNSFHEWKKEILPKISKRV